AGGCAGCAAGAACAAAAAAGCCAAAGCCGATAGGGGCATTTTTCAAAACTCCTTTTAAAAAAGAGAACACGAAAGCCAGAGCAATCCTGCCTTTGTATTTTCCCGAGGCATCAAAAATTCGTCTCATTAATGCTGTCATACGCTTTTTTCTCCTTTCGCTGTACTGACCTTCCACTGTACGCTTCCTTCGGCGGCTTGCCAAAGCTTTTGATATACCGGACAGCTTGCAAGCAGTTCTTCATGGGTTCCCGCAGCCTCCAGATTTCCTGCATTAAGCACACAAATCTGGTCGGCGTTTATAATTGAATGGAGGCGGTGGGCAATGACAATAACGGTTTTACCTCTAATGACCTCGGCAATGGCTTCATTCATCTTTTCTTCATTCTCCGGATCCATAAAGGCCGTGGCTTCGTCTAAAACTACAATAGGGGCGTTTTTCAATATAGCCCGGGCCAGAGAAATACGCTGACGTTCACCGCCGGAAAGCTGTTTGCCTCCGTCACCTGCCATGGTATAAATCCCCTTTTCCAGCCGGTTTAAGAATTCTTTGCATTGTGCCTTTTCAGCCGCTTCCAAAACCTCCTCATCTGTTGCGTCCGGCCTACCCAAGCGGATATTTTCCAATAAGCTCATGTTAAATAGAAACTGCTCCTGAGCCACATAAGAAATTTGGTCGTTGAGGGCTTCCAGGCTCATGTCCCGTATATCCTGTTCTCCAATTTTAACAGCGCCGTCAGTTACATCATAAAAATGAACTAACAGCTTGGCAAGGGTACTCTTTCCGCTTCCCGATTCTCCAACCAATGCAGTCAGGCTGCCTTCCGGGATTTCAAGGGTAACGCCGTGCAATACTTCTGCTTCCTTATAGGCAAAGCGGATATTCTCAAATTTTACCCCGTGATTTTTACCTGTAAAGGGGGCGGAAGACTGGGTCAGAGGCGGCTCGTTCATCATCTGTTCCAAACTGGAGATGGTATACTCAATGCGGGCCATGGTCGGCAGAAAGCTTAAGGCCCGAAGAAGAGGCGCGCTGATGCCAAAGGACATGCAAAGAGCAAGGGCAAGCTCCGGCAAGGTCGAATATCCTTTAAGAACAAAATAAGCCCCTACCGGAAGAACAAAGAGAGCAACGCAGGGTACAAGGCTGTTGTAAATAGCCATCCACGGCCAGCAGGCCCTATACCATGCAAGGGTAAAATCCCGATAGCTTTTAATGTCCCGCTCATACCGGTGGTAGGATTCGCCGTCTCTATTGAATACTTTTACTACCTCCATGCCGTTTATGTATTCTACGATAGTGTTATTCATCTTCTGAGCCGACGCATAGTAATCACCCATTTTACTTGTACCGCTTTGATACATCATCATCATGGCAATGACTCCAAGAGGAAGGGACGCAAGGGCTAAAAGCGCCATCTTCCAGTCCACTAAAAACATGCCTATAAATACCAGCACAGGGATAGAAACATTGGCAATCCCTTCCGGCAAAGCATGGGCCAGCGGCAGCTCAATTTTTTCAATATCGTCTATGAACATTTTCTTGACAGCCCCTACACCCTTTTCCTGAATGACCCCAAGAGGCAGATTTTCCATCTTTTCCTGCAAAGAAATACGCAGATTTTTAAGGGTATTGTAGGCTGAATTATGGGACAGAGAAAGCCCCCAG
This is a stretch of genomic DNA from Anaeropeptidivorans aminofermentans. It encodes these proteins:
- a CDS encoding ABC transporter ATP-binding protein, yielding MFKKVLEYAGEHRKTTYGAIAAMLAGMVMQVLPFWFIYQIIRPLLMGEPITAEYVLFNVVAIAICTVLYAVLYIWGLSLSHNSAYNTLKNLRISLQEKMENLPLGVIQEKGVGAVKKMFIDDIEKIELPLAHALPEGIANVSIPVLVFIGMFLVDWKMALLALASLPLGVIAMMMMYQSGTSKMGDYYASAQKMNNTIVEYINGMEVVKVFNRDGESYHRYERDIKSYRDFTLAWYRACWPWMAIYNSLVPCVALFVLPVGAYFVLKGYSTLPELALALCMSFGISAPLLRALSFLPTMARIEYTISSLEQMMNEPPLTQSSAPFTGKNHGVKFENIRFAYKEAEVLHGVTLEIPEGSLTALVGESGSGKSTLAKLLVHFYDVTDGAVKIGEQDIRDMSLEALNDQISYVAQEQFLFNMSLLENIRLGRPDATDEEVLEAAEKAQCKEFLNRLEKGIYTMAGDGGKQLSGGERQRISLARAILKNAPIVVLDEATAFMDPENEEKMNEAIAEVIRGKTVIVIAHRLHSIINADQICVLNAGNLEAAGTHEELLASCPVYQKLWQAAEGSVQWKVSTAKGEKSV